AGAGGAATTATCAGTAATTTTGCGTGATAATCAGTAACCAAATAACTTAAGGGGCTGTGTGAAGGATACGGGAAGAGAAAAGTTCACACTTTGGCACAAATATATCTGATCATCCCTGGTGTGTTTTATAAACTTCACTGTTCCAGACCACCACCCTCGCCCCCCTCCTCTCTTCCCCTGCATAGGGCTTTGTAtttctcacttagggtgttcggGCGAATGTCAGAGGAAAAGAGgagaaaatataaataatttctGTACTTTTTAAATGTTGTATCTTTCAAGAGGGTTAAATAGCTTGGGCCAGGCCACTGGTCCCCTTCAAGGGTTTAGTCACAATTTCTTACATACTTCCCTCTCCGTTTTATATGGAAGTCCTCTCAGGTGTTCAAGAACACtaataattttatcaataaGAAATGCTTTTAGTTACTCTACAGACATGTATGTACAATGCTTTTTCTTCTAGGCCCAATCCATCTCATGATCACAAGGGATTCTGTTACAAACTATTcttgcattaaattttgaaatcctGTATTACCCAGATATTTAGATGTGTTGATTTAGTAATCAGgcaattgctttggttttggttatacCACAATTTGAGGTTAGCTGAGAAGTCTAATTGGTAAGTAAACTggtttgattttggttttacgacactcagcTTAAAACTGTTCTATACACGTTCTATTAAAGGATATGGACATCGATCTAATCGTTGGACTCAGGCGACTTGGCGAGTGGCTCTTGCTATTTATGCACGCTGCCCGGTCCTGTTTGATGACCTCAAGAAGCTGGACATTCTCCAGCTTCCATGCAGGAGATCCTTGGAGAGGGTAATGGCAAAGAGAACAGTAGAGGAAGGTATCCATGAAGAAAGAATCATCGAGCAACTCACTTTGTTTAATCAATTTAAAACCACTGCAGTCCTTAGTGGAAGACCAGAGCCACTGGGAGTTGGAGAACTCTTGTTTGATGAGACAAAGGTGAATAGAGGGTATTCCCTTTGCTTATCATAACAGCCATATTGGTGTATCTGTATTTAAGTTTTACTATATCTTCCTTAATGTTTGGTACATCTACATGCATATACATGGCAATCATCAATGATGTTATTTGAATCATTATAGGGCTCATTGCAGATCATGAAGTAATATAACCTATTTAAATTTTAAGCGTTTTTTTGCTGTATTGTTGAAACATGGAGTATGAACTGAGTTAAATTTGACAAAGTTAAAAAACCTAGCTCAATATGCAGTTTCGTCTGACCCCTTTTGTTATTGCATATACAGTTTTATGTTGTTGTTAGTGTAAATTAAACTGTTACTttcagatccattcagtaactCAAAACTGTTATTGGATTGGTGAAgcctttaaagtgcccatgCAGTACAAAATAATTGCTGCTtatttgaaatgattttcaaagtaaagaAGAATGGAATTTCCCTTATAATTTGGaatatcttttttcattttagagATATTCATGTTTTTGTATTAATCATGCCAATGAGGAAAGTGATCATGTCATAAATAGCTCCACTTGAACAACAAAATACTGAATCAAGAATATCTCTAGAAATATTGGAGCAGTGATCTTCAAACTTATCAATAGAAATGCACATCACAAGCAAAACAGAATGACACCTGCTATGTTGTTGCCATGGCAGTGCTCTTGGATCCAGTCTCTGTCTGGGGAAAACAAATATCTCCATTTCCAACTTTTTAAACTGGGACAGAGGGTCTTTCTCAGAGATtcacacatggtttacatgcaTTTTTTCTTACCTCTCCCCAGTAAGATTATTGGCAGTGAATTATCCTTCTTTAAGATGATCTGGAAATTTTAGTCTTAATTGAAACAGGAACAGCAGCATAACTGTTGTCATAGCAATGGCACAGtggattttgtttcttttgtgatttacattttttttaatatttatggAGGTATTCTTGATTGAGTGTTGTACTATTTTAGTGAAACCACCGATGATGTCATCACtttcctcatttgcataatataaaaatattttaactggaatttctgACCATGAAATGcttttaaaataattgtaagTTGTAATTAACAGGTGCAGAGTAAGATTCAGATCCGTTGCACAGATGGTGTTGCCATTGGCTATGCAATGAATGAAAATGACTGGTCATGTCTTCATGATGTTTATGAGTCCCTGTTCATCTCAGAAAATGGAGCTGGTCAAAGGGCAAGTTACGTTCTTCAGACCTACTGGCGGGATATGACATCTGGGTTTGAGTTTGCTGGGCCTTACTTTCTCCGTGAGGTACCCCTGGATGGAAAGTTTCTACATGACATCGTCTTCAAGGTGATCAGTACCCTTGAAAAATTGAGAAACTTCATTTATAACCAAGAGGGACTGGAGCCAAAAGTGTTGCCATGGTTACATCATACTCTGCACCATCTTGCACCTTACTTAAGGGTTATTACTCATGCCAAGTTTGAATCGTATCGCTGTTACACTTTGAGAGATACTCTTGATTTTGCGATCCATCTTCCAGCAGAaccactgatgacgtcatcaatttgctaatttgcataactcaaaaactcaaatatctctgaaACGAAAAAAGATGCTTCAAAACTGTAAAGGccattattcattattttgaaaactctttcaaataggcataaattattttttgcttcataggcactttaaaaggTGCAGTTTGTTTCGAACgggtgcaaagatttatttaagcgcaaaaaatattttggggttataggcactttaacaaTATCTTGTTTACTACTTTTTAAATGTGCATTTAAAAGATCAAACTACATCCCTCCTGGTCCTTGGAGGGAAGACAAGTGTTCCCTTTGATGGGGCAATAGTATATATAAACAGTAGCCTCCATTTGGGGCGAAAATATTCtaggatatttgtccgcggacattatctgctccgagaagcgaacagctTTCGGAGAGCACAGCTTGAGGAAAACTATGAGCTTCGAGGAAcggataatgtccaaggacaaataccCGAGAATATTTTCGCCCCAAATGGAGGCTTTcatgtttattatccttcaaatatttttcgcaacgcgagttgttttgacaattgggGGATATTCTCGGATAtcccccagttttagctgggtgATATTCGGTCAAGTGACGTGTTTAAACCAATTGCGTGCGAGTGAAAAGATTTGATgaattatttaacaaataaagaagcctaagCCGTGTATTACACTGTGATAAAACACGACAGGCATTTGAGAACACGAGGGAAATGTGGAAagcacgagccgcaggcgagtgttttcTACATTTCTCGAGTGTTCTCAAATGACTGGAGTGTTTTATCACAGTGTAATACACGGCTTAGGCTTCTTCATTTGCTTTATGATATAGATTTTACGCGCGCAAAACGATAAAACACGCTTTTTCGATgttttatactctgataaaacataggtttttgaccaatcagagagcgCGCGCAGGGTCCTATCTAtgttataaatataaataaaagttatagtacattatcattataattattattattgaaattcaTATATTTGAATGTGAGTTAGGATTAGTTGTTTACTAAGCCCTTTAAGGGGCATTGTCACGCTACTTGGCAACTTTACAAAAAGCCAGGTGTCTTCGCATtgattgaatttcaaaactaatgAATGATCTAGTTTTGTTATTAAAGGCTATTTGAATGTACTGAACCTGTTTCTTGTCGCCTGTCGCTATGGATGGCATGGATTGAAatagattgaaacttgaaaaaaattgccaattTTTTGCAGGTTTTGATGCTGCATGTTCCAAAAATCCTCAAGAAATTTATTATGGTTAGCCCTCTCTGATAAAATTCCGTTGATGTATTCGTTGTAGCTTTACAGAAGCATTTTGTTTAATGATTAAAGACCCAAAGTAATGATTTTATAAGCACAGAATTGACCTAAAACAGCAAAATCCTTgtgacactgctcctttaaaTAAATGGCATTTCTTATTTAGCTTGCCTTTTCTCTCCCTCTAGACATTTGACCTTCAAAGAGTCATGGTCTTTGGATTTAAACAGTTCTCGTCATACTTCTTTGATAACTTTCCTGGATACTCTTTGTCTCCATTGCGGCTCTCAATAAGTCGCCTTGAATCCCTGTTTGGCACACTCAAGTTCCATGCCCATGGTTCTCTAAGTGCAGGGAATTATGGGTCATCTCTTGGAAGGGTTCAGTTGAGACAGGAGCTGAAGGTCACTGCTAGAGCCACAAGTCATGATCAGAAGGGCTACAGGGACCAAGAGGTCCTTATATCTGGCCCTACAAATGTGTCCACATTGAACACTGTTTATCAACAGCCTTACATTGAAATCATGGCACATTTTGTTCCTTATGGTTATCAGGGTGttaaagaatttatttttccctccCAAATTTCTCAAAGCACTTTTCAGGGTAGGCAAGGTAGCTCTGCATGCACCCTAATAGCCCTTGTAATGGGTTTTAAGTTCTCCTCTGGGTTGATTGGTGAACCAAAGAAAGTTCTTGAAGAGGGGTGGTTTGGTCATGTGGTTTCAAGTATTTCTGGGGGCAATAAAATCTTTGATGAATGCTTTTCTGCTGCAGGAGTTGGTGGGCTTGATGTAGAAGATGCATTCAGCTCTGTTGGAGATGATCTACACCTCCTTTCTTATGAGGATCCCAAAGATTTTTTTATTACTGGTAATAACTTCCAGGATGTCATTTCAAATGTCAGGGAACGGGCAAGCATGAAACAGAAATCAGTTGGCATCTTTGTGTCTGTTGGGAGGACAGTAGTAATTTTAGTTTGGGAAAATGGGGCATGTGCAATTTTTGATAGCCACAGGCATTTACAGTATGGGTGTATACTTTCCCATTCCCTACCATCCAAAGAAAACGAGTTAATATTGTGGCTAGCCAAGACATACCAGAAGTTTTACAGCACCTCGATACAGTATGCCCAAATCACTTGGGTGGAGTACAACAGATAATGTGCCTCTgtcatttcagaaaaaaagtacaTTCAGTACAGTTAAAAACTGTTGTGTGGCTGAAGTTGAAGTAAATTGATTTCTCCTCCAAGCATTTCATTTTGTTAGTAGATAACAATTCTTGTCATAAAATCTCATTTCAGCctggaattttaattttttaatgaaatgctgtgtcTTTTTTAAGCTGGCTGCACTTTGGCATTAGTCATTGGTCACCATTTACATAGGAACAAGAAAATGTGACACCAAAATATATTAATTGTTATAAATAGTCTTTTAAAGTCATTTGACTGCACATATTAAAAACTTTTCTTGATCCTTTATTTATTACATATTTAAAATGGTATGTACTGGTGTGCATGTAACTTACAAAACTTGAGCCATACCTGAGAACTATAGATATTAATTATGTCTTTGTGCTATAAAGACATGCAGTCCTTTGATGGGTCTTTTATTGAATTCATACAATATATTGAGtgcaagtttcaagttcaaaaTAACATTATTCTATCACTCCGACACATTtttttggttcctttttctGCAGCTCTAACAGTTACTGAGTTGGAGTACCAATGTACCTGATAAGCTGAGTACAGCTCTCAATAAAAAGATCAAAGACCTCTTCAAGCTGTCACTTTGGTTATTCTTTTGTTATATTacttactattgtttttcagtaaaaacgaGACTTGTCATATTATATAAGGCAAGCTGACGTTGCCCTAAGTATAAACTATCACAAAGAGACCACTTGAACTGGTCTGCTGCCTAGAAGAAAGCGTAATTAAGTTTGTAAGATCATATTattaagcatccttaattaattaagtacgCTTATCGACACTGTAAGTTTTCAGCTTGTCCCTCAAGCTTTGGTCGGCTGAAACGACTTTGCCCTCCTGAAtcagttttttctcttcttgaGCACTATAGAATTCCTTAAATCTGGTATTACATATTCTCTTTACTAGCTCTTGCCATATGGAGCAAGCCCTAATCTCTTCAAATGGTGCTGTGCATGCCCTTTTTGATGCTGCCAAAAATAACTCTTGTAGCTCCTCGTCTAAAGCAACCGATTGTTTTGTCAGCTTCATAAGGTTTTTTGGATATCTCTTCAGAATTTTTTCAGTCAACATTTCTCTTATTCTTTTATCTAACGTTAACAAAACAACAGTAAACTTACTATTGAAGAAAGTCAACTTTCCCTCGTCCAACCTTTTTAGACCCAATGGCAAAGATGTTTTCTCCTCTGCAGAACAGACCATTTCAGACATAATTTTAACTTCGGCTGCATAATTTTCCTTTGTCGCTTCTGAAACTCTCCTGGCTCCTTTCCGCCCATTAACAATCTTTTCTCTTCCTTTCCGTAGTTTGTGCAGCGCCGCCCCAGATACTCTAGCAACGTCCACAAAGTCGGAATCGACAACAGTGTCCGCGCCTTCACTTGCATTTGTTTGGGTTTTCCGTTTGTCAGTGTCAATCTTAATTTGCATGACTGCGCTGTGAAAATTTTCGTAAAGTGCCCAGTAGATGGTGTTAAGAACAACGGCAGCATGAAAGTTGACTTCGTCTGTTTCGTTCTCCTGCAACTGAATGGTGGTGACAATTATCTTTTTCATGTTTCTCCAGACTTCTGATTCCTCCACCGTCAACAACAATTGGGAACAAATAACTGAAAACGAAGCCCTTTTGTCACTGTTTTTCACCTTAGCGCTGGATATTTCGGTGAAagctttaattattttggaGTAAATATCCCGACAAAGCTTCACAAACATTACCCTGATCGTGTCGCTATTGAGTAGGGTGGACACCATTTGCTTGCGAACTGGAAATATTGACaatgatttttcatttcttaattCATTTTCGCAATGTGTTTGTGCACTCAAAACGTAAGACTTAAGAGTCTCCTCCAGCCTTTTTACGTCGTCTTTAGAAAGGTATTTTCCAgaactctttttccttttctctttactGGACTCATTCCCCTGTTTGTTTCTGGCTTTTGGTACCTTTTTCCTCCTTACATCTTTCTGTCCTCTGCTAGGCGATTCCTCCCCAGACATGTCCGACGAATCATTTCCACTCGATAGGTCGGAAAAGTCACTCCACTCGTCTTCTGAATCATCCTCACTTTCATGTTCACTGTCAAGGTCAAGGAAGTTGTCAAGGAGGGCTTGGCTTAAATTTGGAAGCGATACTGCTGAGAGAAATCCTATATCTGCCTCATTCACGAAGGTAATATCGCCCGCCATTTTCCCTGCGCGACATCCGCGAAAATCCTCGCAGCAATGTACGTGCGTGTCGCGCACGCGATGGCGCAatttgttctaaaaatagaataatTGTCCCATATCATGGAGCCAACCCCAATACTAGAAATGGCGCGCGCTTACGGTCTCCATCCCCGATTATGGCTCCtggttttagtggatccttaaacaaaatatacccttatacACCCTATGCAAAATGAAAAGGGACTGGGAGCGATACGTGCGAGAACGAGGCTAGTTGGGCCAAGACAATATGGCCGCCTGATGAGAAGGGagcaaaattttaaatatgccgGCAAATTGTTGTGTTCCCAAATGCACCAAAAAGCTGTACAGGActgaaaatggaaagaaaatttcctacttcaagtttccagatgatgtgAACCTCAAGAAACGTTGGCTGCATGCTATTCGTCGCGACGAATGTAAGGATTTTACTGTCAACCAAAACACGAAGATTTGCTCTCGTCACTTTAAACCTGAGGACTTTGTTAAGTCTGTCGGAGGCCAGCGTATTTATGTCAGGGAAGGGGTCGTGCCGTCACGTTTTTCTTGGTCACAAAGTTCTCCGCTAAAGAGAAAGCCTCCTAAGAAACGTATGTTTACGTCGAATACAGACACAGAGTTGATAGTATCTCAAACAACTAGTGCAACTGAAACCAACGGTGATAACTGCACTTCATCGGCGGCTGGTAGCTCTGCTGATCATGACGTGCAAAACGACACGGATACGCAAGGAAACACGACAGAAGATTTCAAAGAACTTCTCGAAAAACTGAAGAGTTTGGAGCTTGAAAATGCTTCGCTAAAGGCTGAAATAGGAGTTTTGAAACGTCAGAAGGGTCTTGCAGATTCTCGCGTTTTTCAGTTGGGAAATTTTACCTCTGACGAGGACATCGCCTTTTACACCGGCTTTCCTAACTTTGCTACATTTAATGCTGTATATGAATTTTTGAACACTGGAACGAATGGGGAGAACATTAGGTACTGCTCGTCAAAAGAAAGAAGTGTCCCAAAGCGTTTTTATGATGAGAACGAAAATGAAACCGAGGAACCAGAGGAATGCACTCACAAAGGTAGAAAAAGGAGCTTAGAAGCAAGAGAGGAGTTTTTCCTTGTACTCTGCAGACTAAGAAGGGGATTTGCAGAAAAGCATCTGGCTCACTTGTTTCATATCTCTCAGTCAACAGTGAGCAGGATATTCCTGTCCTGGATAAATTACTTGTATCTTAAATTTGGTCAGGTATCTATATGGGCAAATAAGGAGGTTGTTACAGTTACTATGCCAGACAGCTTTAAAGACAAATACTCTTCCACCCGTGTAATAATCGATTGCACAGAGATTAGATGTCAGATGCCTTCCAGCCTTCTTTTGAATTCGAAACTGTTCAGCTCGTATAAAAACCACGTAACTCTGAAAGGCTTAATTGGAATTGCTCCTAGTGGAGCTATAACTTTTATCAGTCAACTATACAGTGGAAGTATTTCCGATCGCGAAATTGTTGAGAGAAGTGGTTTTCTGAAGTTAGATTTTGATAAAGGTGACACTGTGATGGCCGATAAAGGCTTTACAATTGAAGATCTCCTTCCACTGGGTGTGAACCTAAACATTCCACCTTTTCTAGGGTTGTATACCCAAATGACAGCACAAGATGTTATCAAGACCCAGGAAATTGCCTCGGTAAGAATACATATCGAACGAGCTATTAACAAAGTCAAGAACTTCCGCATTTGGGATAGTGTCGTACCACTTAGTCTATTTGGGGTGGTAAATCAAATGTGGAGTGTCTGTGcctttttgtgtaacatgcacGATCCTCTTATTTCCACGTAACATTTAGGCAAAGCAATAATGCCTTCTACAGAAGACAACATTATTTAATAAAAGCGCCAGACCCTAATGTTATGTCTCAGAAAGAGCACAGATTTGGTAAACTAGGGTTTCGGCATCTTTGTGCGCTAGGAGCTAGTAAACTGTCATTTATCTTCGTACAGTCATTGTGCTCAAGAACTGAGAATAAAGAAACTAATCTTACAAAAGTTTTATCTTGAAAGACATCAAGGTTGATACTCTGTTTTAGACATATGTGTCATTGCTACAATTTAACAACAATGACACGCTTTTCTAATGTTTACAGAATTCTAAAGCGGCTGGCTCTATAAAATGATTGAAGTAGCAGTTCTTAAGGCATTCATTCAATGTGTCCCAGAACTGAGGATCAAATGTGATCCTCTCTACACTCATGCCTTTGCTGGTGTAAATTACAAAATCACACCAGCTAGCCCCTGTAACAGCAAGTTGACCCTGTATTTGAAAGTAGTACTGATGTCCCCTTTTCAGTCTTGGCTGTCCATTTACATTTTCtgaaaagaaactttcatcTGCACATGCATCTAAAGGACTTACATGAAACTTAGTGAAGGGACATTTAACCTCTACTAGTCCAAAAGGCTTACTACAACTATGATCAATGACCTTGCCATCTGGCGATGCTGCCAAAATTGGACAGGCCATACTCACAACAAGGCCACTTTTTAACACTGTAACTGGATTCCTAGCTGCAAACATATATTTTCCATATTCTTTCAAGGCTACAGGTTCATAGGTTTTCCCGTGTTCTGTCTGCTTGGAAGTAAATGGCTTGGGATGAAGCAGATTGTTTACTAAAGAGGCatgatttcttttcctttttgcaaTGGTGTGGAAATTAGAAGCTGTAAACCgaaattttctttcagcatTCCATTCTTGGGAGGCTGCTTGTTCTCTTGTAGTCTTCTCTATGTTATTGAGCTTTACCTCATCAACAGTCAAATGATCCAGGAGTGCTTCTTGGTTCCTGCTCAAACCATCTGGCTTTTTGTACTGTTCAGAATGTTGCAAAGGAAATGCAGGAAACGCAGATATAGCATTTTGGTCATCATTACCATGATTGCCGTCTGCTCTGGGCACTGAGTCAATATtgcagaaaacttgaaaattggaTTCGGAAAACTGTAACTGATAACTTGCATATGAACCACTCGGAGattttccaaattttgtttcCTGTAAGTTAGTACCACCAGGAGAAATGATTTGAGACAGGGCAAATTTAGGATTGATCTTTTGAAGCTTGTCTTTCAACATAACTTCATCTGCTGTTTGTGTGCTCAAGTTTTTCCTAGCTTCATACAATAAACACCTCACACCACTATCAGGATCATAATCGCTATCTAATTTGGACCT
This portion of the Montipora capricornis isolate CH-2021 chromosome 11, ASM3666992v2, whole genome shotgun sequence genome encodes:
- the LOC138023045 gene encoding uncharacterized protein — encoded protein: MEVDSSVKRANDLNLEEVSSATQQKRVKTVFKTLWDDTNIEKPFQVGKLNLREHILAKSNELRSLEAIASDLQDPRVEARVEVVERSGKPSLVVVKKRKASLSDDVPFDDVRLVVDANGVGGLDVEDAFSSVGDDLHLLSYEDPKDFFITGNNFQDVISNVRERASMKQKSVGIFVSVGRTVVILVWENGACAIFDSHRHLQYGCILSHSLPSKENELILWLAKTYQKFYSTSIQYAQITWVEYNR
- the LOC138024598 gene encoding uncharacterized protein, whose translation is MRQSRKNMTKQVKRYRKKFSVLMSDTHSSDLDKLMERVESTPMGRKEFEKCVAEADSLRPGAGQVLREIWDSDKVNFRKDQAKNGYGHRSNRWTQATWRVALAIYARCPVLFDDLKKLDILQLPCRRSLERVMAKRTVEEGIHEERIIEQLTLFNQFKTTAVLSGRPEPLGVGELLFDETKVQSKIQIRCTDGVAIGYAMNENDWSCLHDVYESLFISENGAGQRASYVLQTYWRDMTSGFEFAGPYFLREVPLDGKFLHDIVFKVISTLEKLRNFIYNQEGLEPKVLPWLHHTLHHLAPYLRVITHAKFESYRCYTLRDTLDFAIHLPAEPLMTSSIC
- the LOC138023046 gene encoding uncharacterized protein; its protein translation is MPANCCVPKCTKKLYRTENGKKISYFKFPDDVNLKKRWLHAIRRDECKDFTVNQNTKICSRHFKPEDFVKSVGGQRIYVREGVVPSRFSWSQSSPLKRKPPKKRMFTSNTDTELIVSQTTSATETNGDNCTSSAAGSSADHDVQNDTDTQGNTTEDFKELLEKLKSLELENASLKAEIGVLKRQKGLADSRVFQLGNFTSDEDIAFYTGFPNFATFNAVYEFLNTGTNGENIRYCSSKERSVPKRFYDENENETEEPEECTHKGRKRSLEAREEFFLVLCRLRRGFAEKHLAHLFHISQSTVSRIFLSWINYLYLKFGQVSIWANKEVVTVTMPDSFKDKYSSTRVIIDCTEIRCQMPSSLLLNSKLFSSYKNHVTLKGLIGIAPSGAITFISQLYSGSISDREIVERSGFLKLDFDKGDTVMADKGFTIEDLLPLGVNLNIPPFLGLYTQMTAQDVIKTQEIASVRIHIERAINKVKNFRIWDSVVPLSLFGVVNQMWSVCAFLCNMHDPLIST
- the LOC138023047 gene encoding uncharacterized protein encodes the protein MAADRTVSASRLSEGDIPGASLQGRNPTTLTTDELRFWLKCRGDPAKGLKTKAQLAKRVLEYVASGRDKDVVDPDKNLIYTRRKQRQEKLQIRNDPLLKESTVRFPSTGWSTSLQRMPLFTKAEMDLHVSQSGKNIDRSKQSHTVPTSMKKAKTFLEDEYLKDVVAASDNEYFFFQCLCHHSFKKNEAPHKLKVALCLVSGSVKYASCTCVAGSAGFCNHVLALMMKLCKFSLYSCQNVKELDHESDMAQPKACTSSLQLWHRPARGEKIKPQPVMELNVKRSKLDSDYDPDSGVRCLLYEARKNLSTQTADEVMLKDKLQKINPKFALSQIISPGGTNLQETKFGKSPSGSYASYQLQFSESNFQVFCNIDSVPRADGNHGNDDQNAISAFPAFPLQHSEQYKKPDGLSRNQEALLDHLTVDEVKLNNIEKTTREQAASQEWNAERKFRFTASNFHTIAKRKRNHASLVNNLLHPKPFTSKQTEHGKTYEPVALKEYGKYMFAARNPVTVLKSGLVVSMACPILAASPDGKVIDHSCSKPFGLVEVKCPFTKFHVSPLDACADESFFSENVNGQPRLKRGHQYYFQIQGQLAVTGASWCDFVIYTSKGMSVERITFDPQFWDTLNECLKNCYFNHFIEPAALEFCKH